One segment of Streptomyces sp. TG1A-8 DNA contains the following:
- a CDS encoding DUF1996 domain-containing protein, with the protein MRRHTPHLHPLLAGALAIVLAAALGIVLTAQSARAATVTVRAESYAAQSGVTLEATGDTGGGRNAAFLADGDWMRFDGVDLGPAGRLTVSARVASATGSGSVELRTGSLTGPLLAAVQVSPTGGWQSWATRTADVTTHPTGPQTVFAVLRSASPGDFVNINWFSFVGGSGEAAPGWVDVDQAEWGAQLAQFRAMTPAAVPSNAVRVPEFNATCTYDHSKPDDPIVSPGLPGASHMHSFFGNKSTDAFTTLQSLSAGAGTSCTPAKDLSAYWIPTLYEQGRAVEPDGVIVYYGSRLVDPTATVPFPRGFRMIAGDAKLQASTPAGSPNQFFCAGPGGETGRSSDGNWPVCAPTAKLVHQLLFPDCWDGKHLDSPDHKSHVAFTHDGTCSGAYPVAIPSVSFVISYPTSGSAAGLSLSSGMASSIHGDLFNAWDNAALGQRVKDCIVQRAKCNSAGAF; encoded by the coding sequence ATGCGCAGACACACCCCCCACCTCCACCCCCTGTTAGCGGGAGCGCTGGCGATCGTGCTGGCCGCCGCCCTCGGCATCGTCCTCACCGCCCAGAGCGCGCGGGCCGCCACCGTCACCGTTCGGGCCGAGTCCTACGCGGCGCAGTCCGGCGTCACCCTGGAGGCGACCGGGGACACCGGCGGCGGGCGGAACGCCGCCTTCCTCGCCGACGGCGACTGGATGCGCTTCGACGGCGTCGACCTCGGCCCCGCCGGCCGCCTGACGGTCTCGGCCCGCGTCGCCTCCGCCACCGGCTCCGGCTCCGTGGAACTGCGCACCGGCTCACTGACCGGCCCGCTGCTCGCGGCCGTCCAGGTCTCCCCGACCGGCGGCTGGCAGAGCTGGGCGACCCGGACCGCCGACGTCACCACCCACCCCACCGGCCCGCAGACGGTGTTCGCCGTGCTGCGCAGCGCCTCTCCCGGCGACTTCGTCAACATCAACTGGTTCTCCTTCGTCGGCGGCAGCGGCGAGGCCGCACCCGGCTGGGTCGACGTCGACCAGGCCGAGTGGGGCGCCCAGCTGGCGCAGTTCCGCGCGATGACCCCGGCCGCGGTGCCGTCCAACGCGGTGCGCGTCCCCGAGTTCAACGCCACCTGCACCTACGACCACTCCAAGCCGGACGACCCGATCGTCTCCCCGGGCCTGCCCGGCGCGTCCCACATGCACAGCTTCTTCGGCAACAAGAGCACCGACGCGTTCACCACGCTCCAGAGCCTGTCGGCCGGTGCGGGGACCAGCTGCACCCCCGCCAAGGACCTCTCCGCCTACTGGATCCCCACCCTCTACGAGCAGGGCAGGGCCGTCGAACCCGACGGTGTGATCGTCTACTACGGTTCCCGGCTCGTCGATCCCACGGCGACGGTGCCCTTCCCCCGGGGCTTCCGCATGATCGCGGGCGACGCCAAGCTGCAGGCGTCCACCCCGGCGGGCTCGCCCAACCAGTTCTTCTGCGCCGGACCCGGAGGTGAGACCGGCCGCAGCTCCGACGGCAACTGGCCGGTGTGCGCCCCGACCGCCAAGCTCGTCCACCAGTTGCTCTTCCCCGACTGCTGGGACGGCAAGCACCTCGACAGTCCGGACCACAAGTCGCACGTCGCCTTCACCCACGACGGCACGTGCAGCGGCGCCTACCCGGTCGCCATCCCTTCCGTCTCGTTCGTCATCAGCTACCCGACCAGCGGCAGCGCCGCCGGTCTGTCGTTGTCCTCGGGCATGGCGTCGTCCATCCACGGCGACCTCTTCAACGCCTGGGACAACGCGGCCCTGGGACAGCGGGTGAAGGACTGCATCGTGCAGAGGGCCAAGTGCAACTCCGCCGGCGCGTTCTGA
- a CDS encoding STM4015 family protein — protein sequence MTIGDHLHTLYRLPAHTFPGPGAGTDGLPEPDACAWRIGADVYDGDEDWTAAFARFCAAVETTRVRALIVGAWEEAYDTTPSGVIEALLAARDRFPALRALFLGDMVMEECEISWIQQTDVTPLLAGFPALEEFGVRGGTGLRFPALSHGALRRLVVESGGLPAEVVRGIGASDLPALEHLDLWLGTPDYGGDSEAADLEPLLSGARLPRLRHLALRNSEMQDAVAAAVASAPLVERLEVLDLSMGVLTDEGAGALLGGRPLTHLKKLDLHHHYLSRPLEDRIRQTLEPAGVEVDLDRADAEEETEDDGTVWRYVAVGE from the coding sequence ATGACCATAGGCGACCACCTCCACACGCTGTACCGGCTGCCCGCCCACACGTTCCCGGGCCCCGGCGCGGGCACGGACGGCCTGCCCGAACCCGACGCCTGCGCCTGGCGGATCGGCGCCGACGTGTACGACGGCGACGAGGACTGGACCGCGGCCTTCGCGCGCTTCTGCGCCGCCGTCGAGACCACGCGGGTGCGGGCCCTGATCGTCGGCGCCTGGGAGGAGGCCTACGACACGACGCCGTCCGGTGTGATCGAGGCCCTGCTGGCCGCCCGGGACCGCTTCCCGGCGCTGCGCGCGCTGTTCCTGGGGGACATGGTGATGGAGGAGTGCGAGATCTCCTGGATCCAGCAGACCGACGTCACCCCGCTCCTGGCCGGCTTCCCCGCCCTGGAGGAGTTCGGTGTGCGCGGCGGGACGGGACTGCGGTTCCCCGCCCTGAGCCACGGCGCGCTGCGCCGGCTCGTCGTGGAGAGCGGCGGGCTGCCCGCCGAGGTGGTGCGCGGCATCGGCGCCAGCGACCTGCCCGCGCTGGAGCACCTGGACCTGTGGCTGGGCACCCCCGACTACGGCGGCGACAGCGAGGCCGCCGACCTCGAACCCCTCCTGTCCGGCGCCCGGCTGCCGCGCCTGCGCCACCTGGCCCTGCGCAACAGCGAGATGCAGGACGCCGTGGCCGCGGCCGTCGCCTCCGCCCCCCTCGTGGAGCGGCTGGAGGTGCTGGACCTGTCCATGGGCGTGCTGACCGACGAGGGCGCCGGCGCCCTCCTCGGCGGTCGGCCCCTCACCCACCTCAAGAAGCTCGACCTCCACCACCACTACCTCAGCAGGCCCTTGGAGGACCGGATCCGGCAGACCCTGGAGCCCGCGGGCGTGGAGGTGGACCTCGACCGCGCCGACGCGGAGGAGGAGACGGAGGACGACGGCACGGTCTGGCGCTACGTCGCCGTGGGCGAGTGA
- a CDS encoding DUF305 domain-containing protein has translation MQLRRRVLILRALGVLLAALPAAGCTAQPAAGPPRAAAFNPTDTAWIQLMIPMDERARLLTGLAPARAGDPALARLAARADAGLEDDLAGLRRLMELSGVPDTRPHEGHDMPGMVTLGAVRRAGTATGKEFDRIFTDSLRAHLAQSRKLCASERTSGGAEEAGRLAAAIGGRAAELITRLDALR, from the coding sequence GTGCAACTCCGCCGGCGCGTTCTGATCCTGCGGGCACTGGGGGTCCTGCTCGCGGCGCTCCCGGCCGCCGGCTGCACCGCGCAGCCGGCGGCCGGCCCGCCGCGGGCGGCGGCCTTCAATCCCACCGACACCGCCTGGATCCAGCTGATGATCCCCATGGACGAGCGGGCCCGGCTCCTGACCGGCCTGGCCCCCGCACGGGCCGGGGACCCGGCCCTGGCCCGGCTGGCGGCCCGGGCCGACGCCGGACTGGAGGACGACCTGGCCGGTCTGCGCCGGCTCATGGAACTCTCCGGCGTCCCCGACACCCGCCCCCACGAGGGGCACGACATGCCGGGCATGGTCACCCTCGGCGCCGTCAGGAGGGCGGGCACCGCGACCGGAAAGGAGTTCGACCGCATCTTCACCGACAGCCTGCGCGCCCACCTCGCGCAGTCCCGGAAGCTCTGCGCGAGCGAACGCACCTCGGGCGGGGCCGAGGAGGCGGGGAGACTGGCCGCCGCCATCGGGGGGAGGGCTGCCGAGCTGATCACCCGGCTCGACGCGCTGCGCTGA
- a CDS encoding LacI family DNA-binding transcriptional regulator codes for MKRPTLEVVAARAGVSKSSVSRVINGETTVAPRIRDVVMRAVRELGYVPNAAARNLVTRRTDAVAVVVSDPPQGVVSDDPLFSTVVRTVSRELEAAGKRVVLMLAESDRSRTRVERYVAGGHVDGVMLVALHGTDPLPAALARMGLPLASFNRTCAQDVPYVGLDNAGGATLAVQHLLERGRRRIATVTGPLDLFEARERLDGYRRTLRDSGRRSIVALGDFTRASGAEAMQQLLEDDPALDAVFAANDLMAIGALRTLRLAGRRVPEDVAVVGFDDIEAAAYTSPALTSVRSPMADQATATVRLLLGLVEGGPGGPVIMPNELVVRETT; via the coding sequence ATGAAGCGCCCCACCCTGGAAGTGGTCGCCGCGCGTGCGGGGGTGTCCAAGTCGAGCGTCTCGCGCGTCATCAACGGCGAGACGACGGTCGCGCCGCGGATCCGGGACGTCGTCATGCGGGCCGTGCGCGAACTGGGGTACGTGCCCAACGCGGCCGCCCGCAACCTGGTCACCCGCCGGACGGACGCCGTGGCGGTGGTCGTCTCCGACCCGCCGCAGGGCGTGGTCTCCGACGATCCCCTGTTCTCCACCGTGGTGCGCACCGTCAGCAGGGAGCTGGAGGCCGCGGGGAAGCGGGTCGTGCTCATGCTCGCCGAATCCGACCGGAGCCGGACCAGGGTGGAGCGCTACGTGGCCGGCGGGCACGTGGACGGCGTGATGCTCGTGGCCCTGCACGGCACGGACCCGCTGCCGGCCGCGCTGGCCAGAATGGGCCTGCCCCTGGCTTCGTTCAACCGCACCTGCGCGCAGGACGTGCCGTACGTGGGACTGGACAACGCGGGCGGCGCGACGCTCGCCGTGCAGCACCTCCTGGAGCGGGGCCGGCGCCGGATCGCCACCGTCACCGGACCACTGGACCTGTTCGAGGCGCGCGAGCGCCTCGACGGCTACCGCCGGACGCTGCGGGACAGCGGCCGCCGCTCCATCGTGGCGCTGGGCGACTTCACCAGGGCCTCCGGCGCGGAGGCCATGCAGCAGCTCCTGGAGGACGATCCCGCGCTGGACGCGGTGTTCGCGGCCAACGACCTGATGGCGATCGGGGCCCTGCGCACCCTGCGCCTGGCGGGCCGCCGGGTTCCCGAGGACGTGGCCGTCGTCGGCTTCGACGACATCGAGGCCGCCGCCTACACCAGTCCGGCGCTCACCTCCGTGCGCAGTCCGATGGCCGACCAGGCCACCGCCACGGTCCGCCTGCTCCTGGGCCTCGTCGAGGGCGGTCCCGGGGGTCCGGTGATCATGCCGAACGAACTGGTGGTCCGCGAGACCACCTGA